One region of Mus musculus strain C57BL/6J chromosome 3, GRCm38.p6 C57BL/6J genomic DNA includes:
- the Nudt17 gene encoding nucleoside diphosphate-linked moiety X motif 17 isoform X3: MHSPHFPQSVGPSRLPLPTGEWGPWWKTTTVHIGPTPLAGGHMEPDEEILECGFRELWEECGLQLPKNQFSCVLLGLWESAYPPRLSWGFPKYHHLILYVLVISQESQEQLQARIQVNPNEVNAFMWLGPDVAAAVVATEDGTRTPGLFSQDLPLSVCATELKDDGGTQPLVLPMPTLMRTTPTTAEEDKERIGAGTKFALQLWLQHLGR; encoded by the exons ATGCACTCTCCGCATTTCCCCCAATCTGTGGGTCCCTCCAG ACTTCCTCTGCCCACTGGAGAATGGGGTCCCTGGTGGAAGACAACAACCGTTCACATTGGGCCCACTCCTCTTGCAGGTGGGCACATGGAACCTGATGAGGAG ATACTGGAGTGTGGATTTCGAGAGCTCTGggaagagtgtggactacagctGCCCAAGAACCAGTTTTCTTGTGTCCTTCTGGGGTTATGGGAG tctgcCTACCCTCCTAGGCTGAGCTGGGGCTTCCCCAAATACCATCACCTCATTCTCTACGTACTCGTGATCTCCCAGGAGTCCCAGGAGCAGCTCCAG GCCAGGATCCAAGTAAACCCAAATGAGGTGAATGCTTTTATGTGGCTGGGACCAGATGTAGCGGCAGCTGTGGTTGCCACAGAGGATGGGACAAGGACACCCGGACTTTTCTCCCAGGACCTACCACTCTCTGTCTG TGCAACCGAACTGAAGGACGATGGAGGAACCCAACCTCTGGTCCTGCCCATGCCCACACTCATGCGGACAACCCCAACCACAGCAGAGGAGGACAAAGAGAGGATCGGCGCTGGAACCAAGTTTGCCCTCCAGCTCTGGTTGCAACATCTGGGCAGATGA
- the Polr3c gene encoding DNA-directed RNA polymerase III subunit RPC3 — protein sequence MTQAEIKLCSLLLQEHFGEIVEKIGVHLVRTGSQPLRVIAHDTKASLDQVKKALCVLIHHNLVLYHVHKRGVVEYEAQCSRVLRMLRYPRYIYTTKTLYGDTGELIVEELLLNGKMTMSAVVKKVADRLTETMEDGKTMDYAEVSNAFVRLADTHFVQRCPLVPDTDSSDRGPPPPAPTLVINEKDMYLVPKLSLIGKGKRRRSSDEDATGEPKAKKPRYTDNKEPSPDDGIYWQVNLDRFHQHFRDQAIVSAVANRMDQTSSEIVRTMLRMSEITTPSSAPYTQPLSSNEIFRSLPVGYNISKQVLDQYLTLLADDPLEFIGKSGDSGGGMFVINLHKALASLATATLESVIQERFGSRCARIFRLVLQKKHLEQKQVEDFAMIPAKEAKDMLYKMLSENFILLQEIPKTPDHAPSRTFYLYTVNVLSAARMLLHRCYKSIANLIERRQFETKENKRLLEKSQRVEAIMASMQATGAEEVQLQEIEEMITAPERQQLETLKRNVNKLDASEIQVDETIFLLESYIESTMKRQ from the exons GTGAAAAAAGCCCTTTGTGTCCTCATTCACCACAACCTGGTCCTCTATCATGTGCACAAGCGCGGTGTGGTGGAGTATGAAGCCCAGTGCAGCCGGGTACTGAGGATGCTTAGGTATCCCCGGTACATCTACACCACCAAAACGCTGTACGGTGACACCGGAGAGCTGATTGTTGAGGAGCTCCTGCTGAATGGCAAAATGACAATGTCAGCTGTTGTGAAGAAAGTAGCCGACCGActcacagagaccatggagg ATGGCAAGACCATGGACTACGCTGAGGTATCAAATGCATTTGTGCGACTGGCAGATACTCACTTTGTACAGCGCTGTCCCCTGGTTCCTGACACTGACAGTTCTGACCGTGGGCCACCGCCACCCGCCCCAACCCTTGTCATTAATGAAAAGGACATGTACCTAGTTCCCAAACTGAGCTTGATAG GAAAAGGTAAGAGGAGGAGATCATCTGATGAAGATGCTACTGGAGAGCCCAAGGCCAAGAAACCAAGATACACAGATAACAAGGAG ccctcaccAGACGATGGGATTTATTGGCAAGTCAACCTCGACAGGTTCCACCAGCACTTCCGTGACCAAGCAATCGTGAGCGCAGTGGCAAACCGAATGGACCAG ACAAGCAGCGAGATCGTGCGGACGATGCTCCGGATGAGTGAGATCACCACTCCCTCTAGCGCCCCCTATACTCAGCCGCTGTCCTCCAATGAG ATCTTCAGGTCCCTGCCCGTCGGATATAACATCTCTAAACAGGTTCTCGATCAGTACCTCACGCTGCTGGCAGATGACCCA CTAGAGTTTATTGGAAAGTCTGGCGACAGTGGCGGAGGAATGTTTGTCATCA ACCTCCATAAAGCATTAGCGTCCCTAGCCACTGCAACTCTGGAGTCTGTCATCCAGGAGAG ATTCGGGTCTCGCTGTGCCAGGATATTCCGTCTGGTATTGCAGAAGAAACACCttgagcagaagcaggtggaggacTTTGCAATGATCCCTGCGAAGGAGGCAAAGGACATGCTGTACAAGATGCTCTCGGAAAACTTCATCCTGCTGCAG GAAATTCCTAAGACGCCAGACCACGCCCCGTCCAGGACCTTCTATCTGTACACTGTGAATGTGCTCTCAGCTGCCAGGATGCTGTTGCACAGGTGCTATAAG AGCATAGCCAACTTGATAGAACGGCGACAGTTTGAAACAAAGGAGAACAA GCGGCTACTAGAAAAGTCTCAGCGGGTGGAAGCCATCATGGCATCCATGCAGGCCACGGGTGCAGAGGAGGTGCAGCTGCAGGAGATAGAGGAGATGATCACAGCCCCCGAGCGGCAGCAGCTGGAGACACTGAAACGCAACGTTAACAA GTTGGACGCCAGTGAGATCCAGGTGGATGAAACCATCTTCTTACTGGAATCATACATTGAGAGCACCATGAAGAGGCAGTGA
- the Polr3c gene encoding DNA-directed RNA polymerase III subunit RPC3 isoform X2 — MLRYPRYIYTTKTLYGDTGELIVEELLLNGKMTMSAVVKKVADRLTETMEDGKTMDYAEVSNAFVRLADTHFVQRCPLVPDTDSSDRGPPPPAPTLVINEKDMYLVPKLSLIGKGKRRRSSDEDATGEPKAKKPRYTDNKEPSPDDGIYWQVNLDRFHQHFRDQAIVSAVANRMDQTSSEIVRTMLRMSEITTPSSAPYTQPLSSNEIFRSLPVGYNISKQVLDQYLTLLADDPLEFIGKSGDSGGGMFVINLHKALASLATATLESVIQERFGSRCARIFRLVLQKKHLEQKQVEDFAMIPAKEAKDMLYKMLSENFILLQEIPKTPDHAPSRTFYLYTVNVLSAARMLLHRCYKSIANLIERRQFETKENKRLLEKSQRVEAIMASMQATGAEEVQLQEIEEMITAPERQQLETLKRNVNKLDASEIQVDETIFLLESYIESTMKRQ; from the exons ATGCTTAGGTATCCCCGGTACATCTACACCACCAAAACGCTGTACGGTGACACCGGAGAGCTGATTGTTGAGGAGCTCCTGCTGAATGGCAAAATGACAATGTCAGCTGTTGTGAAGAAAGTAGCCGACCGActcacagagaccatggagg ATGGCAAGACCATGGACTACGCTGAGGTATCAAATGCATTTGTGCGACTGGCAGATACTCACTTTGTACAGCGCTGTCCCCTGGTTCCTGACACTGACAGTTCTGACCGTGGGCCACCGCCACCCGCCCCAACCCTTGTCATTAATGAAAAGGACATGTACCTAGTTCCCAAACTGAGCTTGATAG GAAAAGGTAAGAGGAGGAGATCATCTGATGAAGATGCTACTGGAGAGCCCAAGGCCAAGAAACCAAGATACACAGATAACAAGGAG ccctcaccAGACGATGGGATTTATTGGCAAGTCAACCTCGACAGGTTCCACCAGCACTTCCGTGACCAAGCAATCGTGAGCGCAGTGGCAAACCGAATGGACCAG ACAAGCAGCGAGATCGTGCGGACGATGCTCCGGATGAGTGAGATCACCACTCCCTCTAGCGCCCCCTATACTCAGCCGCTGTCCTCCAATGAG ATCTTCAGGTCCCTGCCCGTCGGATATAACATCTCTAAACAGGTTCTCGATCAGTACCTCACGCTGCTGGCAGATGACCCA CTAGAGTTTATTGGAAAGTCTGGCGACAGTGGCGGAGGAATGTTTGTCATCA ACCTCCATAAAGCATTAGCGTCCCTAGCCACTGCAACTCTGGAGTCTGTCATCCAGGAGAG ATTCGGGTCTCGCTGTGCCAGGATATTCCGTCTGGTATTGCAGAAGAAACACCttgagcagaagcaggtggaggacTTTGCAATGATCCCTGCGAAGGAGGCAAAGGACATGCTGTACAAGATGCTCTCGGAAAACTTCATCCTGCTGCAG GAAATTCCTAAGACGCCAGACCACGCCCCGTCCAGGACCTTCTATCTGTACACTGTGAATGTGCTCTCAGCTGCCAGGATGCTGTTGCACAGGTGCTATAAG AGCATAGCCAACTTGATAGAACGGCGACAGTTTGAAACAAAGGAGAACAA GCGGCTACTAGAAAAGTCTCAGCGGGTGGAAGCCATCATGGCATCCATGCAGGCCACGGGTGCAGAGGAGGTGCAGCTGCAGGAGATAGAGGAGATGATCACAGCCCCCGAGCGGCAGCAGCTGGAGACACTGAAACGCAACGTTAACAA GTTGGACGCCAGTGAGATCCAGGTGGATGAAACCATCTTCTTACTGGAATCATACATTGAGAGCACCATGAAGAGGCAGTGA
- the Nudt17 gene encoding nucleoside diphosphate-linked moiety X motif 17 isoform 2 (isoform 2 is encoded by transcript variant 2): protein MAAARLLLRLAGRLESVSFTQSVCGLLGAGQRPGPWHTHCSLERGQLVLSSNPFPGASERLPIQRPLFCPFAALDQQPEVSKTEPLTNRGVDLGVAVILQSSDQTVLLTRRTCTLRISPNLWVPPDFLCPLENGVPGGRQQPFTLGPLLLQILECGFRELWEECGLQLPKNQFSCVLLGLWESAYPPRLSWGFPKYHHLILYVLVISQESQEQLQARIQVNPNEVNAFMWLGPDVAAAVVATEDGTRTPGLFSQDLPLSVCATELKDDGGTQPLVLPMPTLMRTTPTTAEEDKERIGAGTKFALQLWLQHLGR from the exons ATGGCTGCCGCACGGTTGCTGTTGCGCCTCGCCGGGCGCCTGGAGTCAGTGAGCTTCACACAGAGCGTGTGTGGACTCCTGGGTGCGGGGCAGAGACCCGGGCCGTGGCACACGCATTGCAGCTTGGAGCGAGGACAGCTTGTCCTCTCTAGCAATCCATTCCCCGGCGCTTCGGAGAGGCTTCCAATCCAG AGACCTCTTTTCTGCCCTTTTGCGGCTCTGGACCAGCAGCCTGAGGTCTCCAAGACAGAGCCGCTCACAAATAGAGGTGTGGATCTGGGTGTGGCGGTCATTCTTCAGTCCAGTGACCAGACTGTACTGTTGACCCGAAGGACATGCACTCTCCGCATTTCCCCCAATCTGTGGGTCCCTCCAG ACTTCCTCTGCCCACTGGAGAATGGGGTCCCTGGTGGAAGACAACAACCGTTCACATTGGGCCCACTCCTCTTGCAG ATACTGGAGTGTGGATTTCGAGAGCTCTGggaagagtgtggactacagctGCCCAAGAACCAGTTTTCTTGTGTCCTTCTGGGGTTATGGGAG tctgcCTACCCTCCTAGGCTGAGCTGGGGCTTCCCCAAATACCATCACCTCATTCTCTACGTACTCGTGATCTCCCAGGAGTCCCAGGAGCAGCTCCAG GCCAGGATCCAAGTAAACCCAAATGAGGTGAATGCTTTTATGTGGCTGGGACCAGATGTAGCGGCAGCTGTGGTTGCCACAGAGGATGGGACAAGGACACCCGGACTTTTCTCCCAGGACCTACCACTCTCTGTCTG TGCAACCGAACTGAAGGACGATGGAGGAACCCAACCTCTGGTCCTGCCCATGCCCACACTCATGCGGACAACCCCAACCACAGCAGAGGAGGACAAAGAGAGGATCGGCGCTGGAACCAAGTTTGCCCTCCAGCTCTGGTTGCAACATCTGGGCAGATGA
- the Nudt17 gene encoding nucleoside diphosphate-linked moiety X motif 17 isoform X2: MAAARLLLRLAGRLESVSFTQSVCGLLGAGQRPGPWHTHCSLERGQLVLSSNPFPGASERLPIQPEVSKTEPLTNRGVDLGVAVILQSSDQTVLLTRRTCTLRISPNLWVPPGGHMEPDEEILECGFRELWEECGLQLPKNQFSCVLLGLWESAYPPRLSWGFPKYHHLILYVLVISQESQEQLQARIQVNPNEVNAFMWLGPDVAAAVVATEDGTRTPGLFSQDLPLSVCATELKDDGGTQPLVLPMPTLMRTTPTTAEEDKERIGAGTKFALQLWLQHLGR; the protein is encoded by the exons ATGGCTGCCGCACGGTTGCTGTTGCGCCTCGCCGGGCGCCTGGAGTCAGTGAGCTTCACACAGAGCGTGTGTGGACTCCTGGGTGCGGGGCAGAGACCCGGGCCGTGGCACACGCATTGCAGCTTGGAGCGAGGACAGCTTGTCCTCTCTAGCAATCCATTCCCCGGCGCTTCGGAGAGGCTTCCAATCCAG CCTGAGGTCTCCAAGACAGAGCCGCTCACAAATAGAGGTGTGGATCTGGGTGTGGCGGTCATTCTTCAGTCCAGTGACCAGACTGTACTGTTGACCCGAAGGACATGCACTCTCCGCATTTCCCCCAATCTGTGGGTCCCTCCAG GTGGGCACATGGAACCTGATGAGGAG ATACTGGAGTGTGGATTTCGAGAGCTCTGggaagagtgtggactacagctGCCCAAGAACCAGTTTTCTTGTGTCCTTCTGGGGTTATGGGAG tctgcCTACCCTCCTAGGCTGAGCTGGGGCTTCCCCAAATACCATCACCTCATTCTCTACGTACTCGTGATCTCCCAGGAGTCCCAGGAGCAGCTCCAG GCCAGGATCCAAGTAAACCCAAATGAGGTGAATGCTTTTATGTGGCTGGGACCAGATGTAGCGGCAGCTGTGGTTGCCACAGAGGATGGGACAAGGACACCCGGACTTTTCTCCCAGGACCTACCACTCTCTGTCTG TGCAACCGAACTGAAGGACGATGGAGGAACCCAACCTCTGGTCCTGCCCATGCCCACACTCATGCGGACAACCCCAACCACAGCAGAGGAGGACAAAGAGAGGATCGGCGCTGGAACCAAGTTTGCCCTCCAGCTCTGGTTGCAACATCTGGGCAGATGA
- the Nudt17 gene encoding nucleoside diphosphate-linked moiety X motif 17 isoform 1 (isoform 1 is encoded by transcript variant 1): MAAARLLLRLAGRLESVSFTQSVCGLLGAGQRPGPWHTHCSLERGQLVLSSNPFPGASERLPIQRPLFCPFAALDQQPEVSKTEPLTNRGVDLGVAVILQSSDQTVLLTRRTCTLRISPNLWVPPGGHMEPDEEILECGFRELWEECGLQLPKNQFSCVLLGLWESAYPPRLSWGFPKYHHLILYVLVISQESQEQLQARIQVNPNEVNAFMWLGPDVAAAVVATEDGTRTPGLFSQDLPLSVCATELKDDGGTQPLVLPMPTLMRTTPTTAEEDKERIGAGTKFALQLWLQHLGR, from the exons ATGGCTGCCGCACGGTTGCTGTTGCGCCTCGCCGGGCGCCTGGAGTCAGTGAGCTTCACACAGAGCGTGTGTGGACTCCTGGGTGCGGGGCAGAGACCCGGGCCGTGGCACACGCATTGCAGCTTGGAGCGAGGACAGCTTGTCCTCTCTAGCAATCCATTCCCCGGCGCTTCGGAGAGGCTTCCAATCCAG AGACCTCTTTTCTGCCCTTTTGCGGCTCTGGACCAGCAGCCTGAGGTCTCCAAGACAGAGCCGCTCACAAATAGAGGTGTGGATCTGGGTGTGGCGGTCATTCTTCAGTCCAGTGACCAGACTGTACTGTTGACCCGAAGGACATGCACTCTCCGCATTTCCCCCAATCTGTGGGTCCCTCCAG GTGGGCACATGGAACCTGATGAGGAG ATACTGGAGTGTGGATTTCGAGAGCTCTGggaagagtgtggactacagctGCCCAAGAACCAGTTTTCTTGTGTCCTTCTGGGGTTATGGGAG tctgcCTACCCTCCTAGGCTGAGCTGGGGCTTCCCCAAATACCATCACCTCATTCTCTACGTACTCGTGATCTCCCAGGAGTCCCAGGAGCAGCTCCAG GCCAGGATCCAAGTAAACCCAAATGAGGTGAATGCTTTTATGTGGCTGGGACCAGATGTAGCGGCAGCTGTGGTTGCCACAGAGGATGGGACAAGGACACCCGGACTTTTCTCCCAGGACCTACCACTCTCTGTCTG TGCAACCGAACTGAAGGACGATGGAGGAACCCAACCTCTGGTCCTGCCCATGCCCACACTCATGCGGACAACCCCAACCACAGCAGAGGAGGACAAAGAGAGGATCGGCGCTGGAACCAAGTTTGCCCTCCAGCTCTGGTTGCAACATCTGGGCAGATGA
- the Nudt17 gene encoding nucleoside diphosphate-linked moiety X motif 17 isoform X1, with the protein MAAARLLLRLAGRLESVSFTQSVCGLLGAGQRPGPWHTHCSLERGQLVLSSNPFPGASERLPIQPEVSKTEPLTNRGVDLGVAVILQSSDQTVLLTRRTCTLRISPNLWVPPDFLCPLENGVPGGRQQPFTLGPLLLQILECGFRELWEECGLQLPKNQFSCVLLGLWESAYPPRLSWGFPKYHHLILYVLVISQESQEQLQARIQVNPNEVNAFMWLGPDVAAAVVATEDGTRTPGLFSQDLPLSVCATELKDDGGTQPLVLPMPTLMRTTPTTAEEDKERIGAGTKFALQLWLQHLGR; encoded by the exons ATGGCTGCCGCACGGTTGCTGTTGCGCCTCGCCGGGCGCCTGGAGTCAGTGAGCTTCACACAGAGCGTGTGTGGACTCCTGGGTGCGGGGCAGAGACCCGGGCCGTGGCACACGCATTGCAGCTTGGAGCGAGGACAGCTTGTCCTCTCTAGCAATCCATTCCCCGGCGCTTCGGAGAGGCTTCCAATCCAG CCTGAGGTCTCCAAGACAGAGCCGCTCACAAATAGAGGTGTGGATCTGGGTGTGGCGGTCATTCTTCAGTCCAGTGACCAGACTGTACTGTTGACCCGAAGGACATGCACTCTCCGCATTTCCCCCAATCTGTGGGTCCCTCCAG ACTTCCTCTGCCCACTGGAGAATGGGGTCCCTGGTGGAAGACAACAACCGTTCACATTGGGCCCACTCCTCTTGCAG ATACTGGAGTGTGGATTTCGAGAGCTCTGggaagagtgtggactacagctGCCCAAGAACCAGTTTTCTTGTGTCCTTCTGGGGTTATGGGAG tctgcCTACCCTCCTAGGCTGAGCTGGGGCTTCCCCAAATACCATCACCTCATTCTCTACGTACTCGTGATCTCCCAGGAGTCCCAGGAGCAGCTCCAG GCCAGGATCCAAGTAAACCCAAATGAGGTGAATGCTTTTATGTGGCTGGGACCAGATGTAGCGGCAGCTGTGGTTGCCACAGAGGATGGGACAAGGACACCCGGACTTTTCTCCCAGGACCTACCACTCTCTGTCTG TGCAACCGAACTGAAGGACGATGGAGGAACCCAACCTCTGGTCCTGCCCATGCCCACACTCATGCGGACAACCCCAACCACAGCAGAGGAGGACAAAGAGAGGATCGGCGCTGGAACCAAGTTTGCCCTCCAGCTCTGGTTGCAACATCTGGGCAGATGA